In one window of Desulforhabdus amnigena DNA:
- a CDS encoding efflux RND transporter periplasmic adaptor subunit, translated as MTETSQSQDKRKILRETAKGLGVLLLLVLMMMWLAGAFIDKVEPGAPAAKPQPGAWKTEKVRKRDFPLIIDQVGTVRAHTLAQVSSRIMAQVKEILVREGDVVVGSDAGGSVSGGKKTADKTISKAALQSSKGGAADSGSGTVLARLDDGEILARLRQAEAQIAAMEKAMEVGKSKLTAARAQVNSAQANRDNVLADFKRYQDLYRNQAATGQQLDHAKAQKDMAEAQLQAHEQEVRAAQGEIEGTEARKKQAEAAAAEARVLLGYTLIRAPFTGKVIKKTVDVGDMASPGQTLFIVEGESRPEIHANLSESLLPQLKVGEAMEVHVDALKRTFQGNLREIVPMSDPSTRTVLVKVSLPDDPGLVNGLFGRLRVPYGRYESLVVPMEAVREVGQLVLVEVVDSEGYAQRRFVTLGRRHEGVVEVLSGLKENEEVIVP; from the coding sequence ATGACGGAAACATCTCAAAGCCAAGACAAGCGAAAGATTTTGCGAGAGACCGCGAAGGGATTGGGAGTCTTGTTGCTCCTGGTTCTCATGATGATGTGGCTGGCTGGAGCCTTTATCGACAAGGTGGAGCCCGGCGCTCCGGCGGCGAAGCCTCAGCCCGGCGCATGGAAGACGGAAAAAGTCCGGAAGCGGGATTTCCCTCTCATTATCGACCAGGTCGGCACGGTCAGAGCCCACACGTTGGCGCAGGTTTCCAGCCGCATCATGGCGCAGGTGAAAGAAATCCTGGTTCGTGAAGGCGATGTGGTGGTGGGGTCCGATGCCGGGGGGAGTGTCTCCGGCGGCAAGAAGACGGCGGATAAAACAATCTCCAAAGCGGCGTTGCAGTCTTCGAAGGGGGGGGCCGCGGATAGCGGGTCGGGCACGGTCCTGGCGCGGTTGGACGATGGCGAAATCCTGGCCCGTCTGCGTCAGGCGGAGGCCCAGATAGCGGCCATGGAAAAAGCGATGGAGGTGGGCAAATCGAAACTGACGGCAGCCCGGGCCCAGGTGAATTCGGCACAGGCCAACAGGGACAATGTGCTGGCGGATTTCAAACGGTATCAGGACCTCTACCGCAATCAGGCGGCCACCGGGCAGCAATTGGACCATGCCAAAGCCCAAAAGGATATGGCCGAAGCGCAGCTTCAGGCTCATGAACAGGAAGTGCGGGCGGCCCAGGGGGAAATAGAAGGCACGGAGGCCCGGAAAAAGCAGGCCGAGGCCGCCGCGGCGGAGGCCCGCGTTTTGCTCGGCTACACTCTCATTCGAGCTCCCTTTACGGGCAAAGTCATCAAAAAAACGGTGGATGTCGGGGATATGGCTTCTCCCGGCCAGACGCTTTTCATCGTGGAGGGAGAATCCCGGCCCGAGATCCATGCGAATCTCTCCGAATCTCTTCTTCCCCAGTTGAAGGTGGGGGAAGCAATGGAGGTGCATGTGGATGCCCTGAAGCGGACGTTCCAGGGGAATCTTCGCGAGATCGTACCCATGTCCGATCCTTCCACGCGCACGGTCCTGGTGAAAGTGAGCCTTCCCGACGATCCCGGTCTCGTGAATGGACTCTTCGGCCGGCTCCGGGTGCCTTACGGAAGATACGAAAGCCTGGTGGTTCCCATGGAAGCCGTTCGCGAGGTGGGGCAGCTGGTCCTGGTGGAAGTGGTGGATTCCGAAGGGTATGCGCAGAGGCGGTTCGTGACGCTGGGCCGGCGTCACGAGGGAGTCGTGGAAGTCCTCTCGGGGCTGAAGGAAAATGAGGAGGTCATCGTCCCATGA